GGCGTTCCTGCCACGACTGGATGTGAAGGACGTGCAGTTCATCCCGTTGAGCGCGCTCACCGGCGACAATGTTGTCGAGACCTCCCGAAACACGCCTTGGTACCCCGGCCCGACGCTCCTGGGCCAATTAGAAACCGTCCACATCGGCAGCGACTGGAACCTCAACGGTTTCCGACTCCCTGTCCAATGGGTCAACCGTCCCAACCGCCCGACTGACCCCGAACTGCACGACTTCCGCGGCTTCAGCGGGCAGATCGCCGGCGGCATTGTGCGCGTGGGGCAGAAAGTCATGGCGCTGCCTAGCGGCCTGGTCAGCACTGTCAGGCAAATCTGGACCTACGATGGCCCGCTCCTTGAAGCCTTTTGCCCGCAATCCGTCACCCTGGTGCTCGCCGATGACATTGATGTCAGCCGCGGCGACTTGATCGTCGGCCCGGACAACCTCCCCGGCGCCAGCGCGGACCTTCGCGCCAAAATCTGCTGGATGCACTCGCGCCCGCTCCAGCGCGGCCGAAAGTACCTCCTGCGCCACACCACCCGAACGGTTCCGGCGGTGATTGCGGATATCGAAGACCGCATTGACATGACCACCCTTGAACCCGAGCCCGCCCCCCACGAACTCACTCTCAACGACATCGGGGAAGTCCGCCTCAGGACCCCCGCACCGCTTGTCTTTGATGGCTACGGTACTAACCGTCTTACCGGCTCGTTTATCCTGATCGAGCCGGGCAACAATGCGACCGCCGCGGCTGGCATGCTCTTCCCGTCCAAGGAAGTCGTGAAGCCGGAGTACAGCGATTTCGCGATCTAACCCACAGCGCTGATGAGTAATAGCGGCATCGTTCATCTGGTAGGGGCTGGCCCTGGCGACACCGGGCTGTTCACCCTGCGCGGCAAGGAAGTTCTGGGGCGTGCCGAAGTGGTGATCTACGACGGCCTGGTTAACCGCGAACTCCTGCGCCTCGCTCCGCCCACCGCGGAGATCATTTACGGCGGCAAGCACGATCGCACCCGTTGCGTGTCCCAAGCCGAGCTGAACGCCTTGCTGTTGTCCAGGGCCCTTGAGGGCAAACGCGTCGTGCGCCTCAAAGGCGGCGATCCCTTCATGTTCGGACGTGGCGGCGAGGAAGCGGAAGTGCTGGCCGCGGCAGGCCTTCCGTTCGAAGTGGTCCCTGGCGTCTCCTCCCTCTACTCCGTGCCGGGCTATGCAGGCGTTCCGCTCACGCACCGAGACCGTAGCTCCAGTGTCACCGTCATCACCGGGCACGACGATCCGCGCTCCCCGGCCAACCATGTGGACTGGCCCAGCCTGGCCAAAGCCCGCGGCACCTTGGTGGTGCTGATGGGCTTGAAGAACTTCCCGGTGATCGCCACCACGCTCATCGCGCACGGACGTTCGCCTGATACCTCGGCCGCCGTCATCAGCCGCGGCACCACGACTCGCCAACAGACTGTCGTCGGCACGCTCGCTACCGTGGCCGGACTGGCCGACGAGGCGGGCATCTGCCCACCGGCCGTGATCGTAATTGGCGAGGTGGCCGCTTTGCATGAGCGGCTGAATTGGTTCGAGCAGCGCCCGCTCTTTGGGCGCCGTGTGGCCGTCACCCAGCGCTCTGATCTCGCCCAACCGCTCGTGGCGGCTCTGCGCGAGCACGGCGCGGAGGTGCTGGAAGTTCCCGCCACCCGCTGGATGCCGCATCCCGACCGAGCGAAGCTGGACTGGGCGTTGGCAAACCTTGAGTCCTATGATTGGATCCTGTTCGCCAATCAGGTGGGCGTGGACTTCTTCTTCGAGCGCTTCCTCCAGGTTCACCGTGACCTGCGTCAACTCGGCCCCGCTCTCCTTGGCGCGTATGGCCCCAGAACTGGCCGGAAACTGCGCGAATGGCACCTCCAGCCCGCTGCAATCGCCGCCGACCACAAGACTCCGCTAATCCTCGAAGCCATCACCCGATGCGGCAGCGTGCACGGAAAACGCGTCCTCGTACTGCGCGGCGATGTCGCCAGCGAAAGAGTCCCGGAAGCGCTTGAGGCTCTGGGTGCCGTGGTAGATGTCGTGCCCTGCTACGCAGTCCAGCCGGAGACCGACGACCTCACGGGCGGGGCTGCATCGCTGGCCGAAAGAGGCGCGGACTGGATCATCTTCGCCAGCGGGCTGGCTATTGAACACCTCCACGAGCGCTTGGACCTGCCTGGCTTAGTGGCGCGCTTCCCGGCCATGCGCCTCGCCATCGCCAGCCAAACCGTCCAATGGGCGCTGGACAAACTGGGCCTCGCCCCTTCGGCCATTGCCCAGCCCGACAACGTCGAGGACCTTGTGAACGCAATTATCCGAGCTGGCCTCGAATCGCCCGCAACCCAACCCCGTTCCAATGGGATCCTCTCCGTATCCACACCAGATCCACACCGTATCCACACCGTGGATACAGCCTTGACATCCCCGGTGGAAATCGGCGTAACATGTTGTAATTGTAAGACTTATGCGAGTTCAGCCCCAAAATCGGCCCATTCCCTGCTCCCATCGCTATAACTTGTTGTAAACATTCAACTTACGCCAGTCTTGGAGGTTGTTTGGTCTTTTCCGTGGGTGCCCGGAAACGCTTTCTCCGGGTGATTAAGGGCTGCTTATTTGACTCTTTAACCATGACGGCCTATGGTAAGTTTAGGCTGCCGAACAGGTGCCTGTAGTGAGAGACGATATGATGACTGGGCCGTTGCGAGTCTTGATGGTTGAGGATTCCGCGGACGACACGTTGCTGATCGCCGCCGAACTCCAGCGCGGCGGGCTTGACCCCGTGTTTGAACGCGTGGAGACAGAGGCCGCTCTGCGGACGGCGCTGGAGGCGCACAGTTGGGACCTGATCATTTGCGACTACGCCATGCCTCGGTTTGGAGGCCCGGAGGCCCTGGCAATCTACCGTGAAAAAGCGCCGGACGTTCCATTCATCAGCGTCTCCGGCACCGTCGGCGAGGAAACTGTGGCCGAGATGATGAAGGCCGGGGCGCATGACTACGTCATGAAGAGCAAGCTGGGCCGGTTGGTGCCGGCGGTAAAGCGCGAGCTCCGCGCGGCCCAGGAACGCCGCGAGCGCCGCCAAGCCGAGGCCATCGCCTCCTATCTCGCCGCCATTGTCCAGTCTTGCGACGACGCCATCATCGGCAAGACGCTGGACGGCACCATCGTGAGCTGGAATCAAGGCGCGGAACGC
The DNA window shown above is from Candidatus Paceibacterota bacterium and carries:
- a CDS encoding GTP-binding protein; translated protein: MPVSAHHPIDILRLNTCGSVDDGKSTLIGRLLYDSRSLMEDQIEALQRSADLTGAGRIDLSTVTDGLRAEREQGITIDVAYRYFATPRRRFIIADTPGHVQYTRNMVTGASSANLSVVLVDARQGVTEQSRRHTCIASLLRIPHLVIAVNKMDLVDWSEDRFIEIRDQFEAFLPRLDVKDVQFIPLSALTGDNVVETSRNTPWYPGPTLLGQLETVHIGSDWNLNGFRLPVQWVNRPNRPTDPELHDFRGFSGQIAGGIVRVGQKVMALPSGLVSTVRQIWTYDGPLLEAFCPQSVTLVLADDIDVSRGDLIVGPDNLPGASADLRAKICWMHSRPLQRGRKYLLRHTTRTVPAVIADIEDRIDMTTLEPEPAPHELTLNDIGEVRLRTPAPLVFDGYGTNRLTGSFILIEPGNNATAAAGMLFPSKEVVKPEYSDFAI
- the cobA gene encoding uroporphyrinogen-III C-methyltransferase, whose amino-acid sequence is MSNSGIVHLVGAGPGDTGLFTLRGKEVLGRAEVVIYDGLVNRELLRLAPPTAEIIYGGKHDRTRCVSQAELNALLLSRALEGKRVVRLKGGDPFMFGRGGEEAEVLAAAGLPFEVVPGVSSLYSVPGYAGVPLTHRDRSSSVTVITGHDDPRSPANHVDWPSLAKARGTLVVLMGLKNFPVIATTLIAHGRSPDTSAAVISRGTTTRQQTVVGTLATVAGLADEAGICPPAVIVIGEVAALHERLNWFEQRPLFGRRVAVTQRSDLAQPLVAALREHGAEVLEVPATRWMPHPDRAKLDWALANLESYDWILFANQVGVDFFFERFLQVHRDLRQLGPALLGAYGPRTGRKLREWHLQPAAIAADHKTPLILEAITRCGSVHGKRVLVLRGDVASERVPEALEALGAVVDVVPCYAVQPETDDLTGGAASLAERGADWIIFASGLAIEHLHERLDLPGLVARFPAMRLAIASQTVQWALDKLGLAPSAIAQPDNVEDLVNAIIRAGLESPATQPRSNGILSVSTPDPHRIHTVDTALTSPVEIGVTCCNCKTYASSAPKSAHSLLPSL
- a CDS encoding PAS domain S-box protein, translated to MMTGPLRVLMVEDSADDTLLIAAELQRGGLDPVFERVETEAALRTALEAHSWDLIICDYAMPRFGGPEALAIYREKAPDVPFISVSGTVGEETVAEMMKAGAHDYVMKSKLGRLVPAVKRELRAAQERRERRQAEAIASYLAAIVQSCDDAIIGKTLDGTIVSWNQGAERLYGYTAAEMLGRPISALIPSYRPAELPEILDSVRRGAGVDGLETVRLRKDGSPVEVSLTVSPIRDSSGRIVGASTVSRDITRRKQAENEQLALIKDLTAALAHAHP